The following proteins come from a genomic window of Buchnera aphidicola (Protaphis terricola):
- the speD gene encoding adenosylmethionine decarboxylase codes for MIKLQKLKLYGFNNLTKSLSFCIYDICYANTNNSRNSYITYIDEQYNAVRLTKILKKTCSIIGANILNISCQDYEPQGASVTILVCEEPINLDTVNIEKKNNNIISSSVLAHLDKSHICVHTYPESHPQSGICTFRADIEVSTCGIISPLNALNYLINQLESDIVTIEYRVRGFTRDINGIKHFIDHKINSIQNFMSDTIKTMYEMVDVNIYQENIFHTRMLLKEFCLQNYLFNTNIWDLSKKERTYIINLLWREMREIYHGKNITMIESLSKK; via the coding sequence GTGATAAAATTGCAAAAACTAAAATTATATGGCTTTAATAATTTAACAAAAAGCCTAAGTTTTTGTATTTATGATATTTGTTATGCAAATACTAATAATTCAAGAAATAGCTATATTACATATATTGATGAACAATACAATGCTGTTAGATTAACAAAAATATTAAAAAAAACATGCTCAATTATTGGTGCTAATATTTTAAATATATCTTGTCAAGATTATGAACCACAAGGTGCTAGTGTGACTATATTAGTATGTGAAGAACCAATAAATTTAGATACAGTTAATATTGAAAAAAAAAATAATAATATTATTTCTTCATCAGTTCTTGCTCATCTAGATAAAAGTCATATTTGTGTTCATACATATCCAGAAAGTCATCCTCAAAGTGGCATTTGTACTTTTCGAGCAGATATTGAAGTGTCAACATGTGGTATAATTTCCCCGCTAAATGCATTAAATTATCTTATTAATCAATTAGAATCAGATATTGTAACAATTGAATATCGTGTTAGAGGATTTACTAGAGATATTAATGGAATTAAACATTTTATTGATCATAAAATTAATTCTATTCAAAATTTTATGTCTGATACTATTAAAACTATGTATGAAATGGTAGATGTTAATATTTATCAAGAAAATATTTTTCATACTCGAATGTTATTAAAAGAATTTTGTTTACAAAATTATTTATTTAATACTAATATATGGGATTTATCAAAAAAAGAGCGAACCTATATAATCAATTTATTATGGAGAGAAATGAGAGAAATATATCATGGTAAAAATATTACAATGATAGAATCATTATCAAAAAAATAA
- a CDS encoding 5'-methylthioadenosine/adenosylhomocysteine nucleosidase, producing MKIGIIGAIKQEIKIFKNLINYNKIKIFGNFKIYIGKFNKINIFLIQSGIGKVAASIATMILITLFKPNMIINSGSAGSLNSKLKIGDIIIPNQLCYHDVNLTNFGYSIGQIPKYPKKFQINKKLFNKIIEIFKKNKLKILTGLIITGDSFINKRELINKLKIKFSSAIGVEMEAAAIAQVCYKFNIPLIIIKSISDLSNNQATINFKKNISIASLKSSNLVILILKKIKYLINLLNK from the coding sequence ATAAAAATTGGAATTATTGGAGCTATCAAACAAGAAATTAAAATATTTAAAAATCTTATAAATTATAACAAAATAAAAATTTTTGGAAATTTTAAAATTTATATAGGAAAATTTAATAAAATTAATATATTTTTAATACAATCAGGAATAGGAAAGGTTGCAGCTAGTATTGCAACTATGATACTAATCACTTTATTTAAACCAAATATGATTATTAATAGTGGATCAGCAGGTAGTTTAAATAGTAAATTAAAGATAGGAGATATTATAATTCCAAATCAACTATGTTATCATGATGTAAATTTAACCAATTTTGGATATAGTATAGGACAAATACCTAAATATCCAAAAAAATTTCAAATAAATAAAAAATTATTTAATAAAATAATAGAAATTTTTAAAAAAAATAAATTAAAAATTTTAACAGGTTTAATTATTACTGGTGATTCATTTATAAACAAAAGAGAATTAATTAATAAATTAAAAATTAAATTTTCTTCTGCGATTGGAGTTGAAATGGAGGCTGCAGCAATAGCTCAAGTATGTTATAAATTTAACATTCCTTTGATTATTATAAAATCAATATCTGATTTATCTAACAATCAAGCTACTATAAATTTTAAAAAAAACATATCTATCGCATCATTAAAATCTTCAAATTTAGTTATATTAATTTTAAAAAAAATAAAATATTTAATAAATCTATTAAATAAATAA
- the speE gene encoding polyamine aminopropyltransferase encodes MIKNKIWHETFHCHLGQYFLIDKILYQKKNQYHDIKIFHNSIMGNIMTIDDVVQTTEKDEFIYHEMLSHVPIFSHGLVKDVLIIGGGDGGTLREVCKHKNISNITMVEIDINIINLCKKYFPNHSDNAYNDSRLKLIIDDGLNFIKNTHQKFDLIISDSTDPIGCGKNLFLSEFYLNCKKNLKKNGIFVAQNGTSFLQIDEIFLTYKNLKKYFHDCTFYQAIVPTYYGGAIMFAWGSDNQKLRYIDQKILKSRIKEKKIIFKYYNPKIHISSFSLPQYIINKLDTS; translated from the coding sequence ATGATTAAAAATAAAATATGGCATGAAACATTTCATTGCCATCTTGGGCAATATTTTTTAATTGATAAAATACTATATCAAAAAAAAAATCAATATCATGATATTAAGATATTTCATAATTCAATTATGGGAAATATCATGACAATAGATGACGTAGTACAAACTACAGAAAAAGATGAATTTATATATCATGAAATGTTAAGTCATGTACCTATATTTTCTCATGGCTTAGTAAAAGATGTATTAATAATAGGAGGAGGAGATGGTGGTACATTAAGAGAGGTATGCAAACATAAAAACATTAGTAATATTACAATGGTTGAAATTGATATTAATATTATTAATTTATGTAAAAAATATTTTCCAAATCATAGTGATAATGCATATAATGATTCTCGTTTAAAATTAATTATTGATGATGGTTTAAATTTTATAAAAAATACACATCAAAAATTCGATTTAATTATATCTGATTCTACTGATCCTATAGGATGTGGAAAAAATTTATTTCTATCAGAATTCTACTTAAATTGTAAAAAAAATTTAAAAAAAAATGGAATTTTTGTTGCACAAAATGGAACATCTTTTTTACAAATAGATGAAATTTTTTTAACTTATAAAAACTTAAAAAAATATTTTCATGATTGTACTTTTTATCAAGCTATAGTACCTACTTATTATGGAGGAGCTATAATGTTTGCATGGGGATCTGATAATCAAAAATTACGTTATATTGATCAAAAAATATTAAAATCTAGAATAAAAGAAAAAAAAATAATTTTTAAGTACTACAATCCTAAGATACATATAAGTAGCTTTTCTTTACCACAATATATAATTAATAAGTTAGATACAAGTTAG